The window ttttacttgaaaatttaaaatagaaaagtaaATATAACATCCACTTGGATTGACAATAGATTTCAAAAGAGTTGAAAGTTGATATCACCCTTTTgactcaaaattcaaaattggtaTCATGATAATAGAACCTAGATGGgaagtccataaaaaaaaaataaggaaaagtgcattttataaaatatatatataaaataaaaatccaaatttaatttatttacctatGACGGCCAGTTTAAATGGCTGGTGACCTAAGTGAGCTAGCTGAGGACCATGGCCCCAGTTGGCACCATCAGTTTGGCAATTTTGGGACTCTGGTTTTTGGCTACAGCCACGCAAACCTACGCCAAACCCTAATAAATATCCGATCCatgtgataatatttttttttattaatccaccaaatcctattttcatttcaataacCATTaccatgttttttttgtttttgccttCAATTTTGAACCAACGTGACATGCTCAGACGACGTTGgcttttttttacttttggcTGAATGCTACAGATCCTTttctactttttccttttttttttcccttttttttttttttttttgcgttataacttatattcaaatatttttaattgtatagAAAAGCCAAAATATGATGAAACCATGTCCTTTGCTGCTCGCTTCATCCTGCTCTCCCCTTCCATTTACCGCAGTGAGACTTCCTCTAGTCTTCTGCATAttgaaatcatttaattttttttttcttaagttataacttatattcaaatatctttaattgaatagaaaagtaaaaatatacgAATTTTTGACGGGGGTGTTCCCTCACTCACCCTTTAGTCATTGGTTCCAATGTTGCACCTAGCTCATGTattcttcaatttctttattttatctatGGTTTCAAAAAGTAGATTTCTCTATCTTTCCATCTCTTATTCACCCTTGTGTAggttttttaaatgatttatggATATTCATTTGTTGAATTCCTGTGTTTTTTTTCGGCTaacaagatttttataatttatttgattgatggaaacataaaacaaaagtaaagtgacatttaactatttttttttcatttcagtcccgtattttttcttatttcttacaATAgtctattactattttttacttatatcaaaccaaacaaatataacatttttctagaaaaaaaatcctaattttgACTTCAATGACataatcattattattctttttttgtttttccatcttttacAGATGAATTGGTCTTATTAATTCATGAGGAAACTACGAAATTTAGTAGTATGGTTTCCATACATGGATGCTTGTGAAAAGGCTTTACAACTTTTTTCGATGGTGGGTGTTAGGgcatgtttgataaattttgggTTTACCTATAAATTTTAGGTCTAATTGTGCAAACTCATAAGGTGTTTCaaacaatataaaaaggaaTTCAATTTTTATGCAACAATAATTTCTAGGTATAGTGACAACAGGAAACTTTGGAGGTGTTTGGACATGTGAGAATGAGTTTGAGTCCACTAGTGTTCTTTGTGCATTGATGCTACCTAAGTCAATCATAATGGTAAGCAAATTCATTATATTATGCTTAAAAATGTGTCATTGTCGATTGGATCAGTTAGGAATGCTCTCATCGTCATGCATGTGAAATGCAATAATTTAGATGAAGCACCACAAATATTTAAGATGTCAAGTGATAATAATTCGCGATCTATTAAAAAGTAGCTACGTAGATGTCATAATTAAAAGTTCTAAAACCTAAATGCATGATAATTAAGAAGAACCACTAGAATCAACATTGACATGTTCAATTGATTTAAGTTAAAAAGATTAACTATTTGTCAAGATTTAACGAAAccataatctaaaataaataaggacaaaaaaaaattaataaaaacttaaataaagttttataaCGTTAAACTTAAATCATAtgaatatcaaattttgaataaattgggTCACCCTATGGCTATGATTATTGTGATTTGAAGAGTATACAAGTCGATCAACTCATACACAACATATTACTTCCTAATATTagtcctttattttattttatcttatttttgtgAAATGTGATCATTATTGGAGACAAGTAGAAAAAACATCAAGAAGGGAAGATGGAGAGTTGGGGTGGGGTTGGCTGGTAGAAGTGACCTCAATCATTGaccatattatttaattataactaataaaattaaaacacaccAATTTGTTGCACATGCTACactcaaataattaatttgttaacatttttagttcattttccttataatcaaataatgacaatgataaacGGTTGCAGGCATTGAATTCAACAATAATAGTGTCTTCCTCGGTGGTTGTAATGCCATGTAATCTTATACTACATAAAAGTTTAGATTTTTGACTTAGAAATGTGAATTACCTTTTTCAAAAGTTGGGCATacttttgaaataattattttattatatattttgcaGAGAAATTGTTCgatatattgaaattattaagaCAACTTGGATTGACAATACTCAAAGGAAGCACTTCATAATGTGATTTGCCTTGTTAGGATCGAAAATTGGGAAAGAGATtagagagtatatatatatatatcacttaTATTCTAAACTACTAAGTTTAGTATCACAACCTCCTCAAATGTGAGCTTAAGAAACACCCAAGTCTGTGATAAGATGCTGCCTTATTCTAGTTAAAGGTGGTTATTGAATCTTCAGATGTTCACAATATAAGCACACGGGTGAAGGAACTTGAGCTGAGTATTATTTGGTAATTACTAGTTGTTTATTAAGCATGGAGCATATAGAACACGGGAATGATCTAGAGGAGGGATTGAACTACGAGTTTGAAGTCCTCAAAACTAGCGCATCCATCGCCATCCCCATCCATGGCAGCAATGATATCCTGGCAGTCGTCCAAAGATAACTCCATTTCCATATCCCCTATAACTCCATACAGCTCCTCTCCGGTCACCTTGTCGTCTTCCTCCACACCTGCCTCCAAAAGTGTAAAAGCATTTTTGAGGAAAGGTCCCAGGACCCCTAGATCCATGTCCTGGGTGTTCATCTTCAGAAACTCCACAATGCTCAGCAACCCATCTCTGTTAGTGTCTCCTTGCTGCATCATTGTCTTCACATCGTGTTCGCTCGGATTGTAGCCAAGCGACCCCATGATTCCACCCAGTTCTGCAGCAGAGATCAACCCATCATTGTCTCCATCAAAAGCCCGAAAGGCCTCCACCAGGCTCATCAAATGGCTCAGCGCCTCTGTTTCAGTAGAGAGAGACACTGGTACTTGTGCCATGGAAGTTTAGGATTACTGCTTGGCTTTTATTTACATTTGGGCACCTCCCTTGCTTTAAATACAAGGAAAAAGCCATGCCAATGTTATTCTGCTGGTCTCTTTATGTCCACATAAAGCTAAAGAAGGAAAAGTTAGGTTCTTATGCTCGCATATTGGTTGGTGTGACAGTTGATTTTATCTCTACTTTTTCACCACGGGTCAGGGACTCCCATAAAAGCTAAACCCAAGTGTTACAATTGCCCCCAGGTTTGGTTCTAGTTGCCTTGTTTGGGTCAATTACAAGACCAGTTGGGGAGTTTTTAAGCAACTTCATGGAAACAATACTTCAGTTAATGAATTCTGATATAGACCATATCAAGAATCAATGGAGTGACTGTAGAAGTCATTTTCCCAAGCAGCTTTTATTGATTCTTTCACACCCCTAGTTAATGTTACAGA is drawn from Vitis riparia cultivar Riparia Gloire de Montpellier isolate 1030 chromosome 18, EGFV_Vit.rip_1.0, whole genome shotgun sequence and contains these coding sequences:
- the LOC117907232 gene encoding probable calcium-binding protein CML29, which translates into the protein MAQVPVSLSTETEALSHLMSLVEAFRAFDGDNDGLISAAELGGIMGSLGYNPSEHDVKTMMQQGDTNRDGLLSIVEFLKMNTQDMDLGVLGPFLKNAFTLLEAGVEEDDKVTGEELYGVIGDMEMELSLDDCQDIIAAMDGDGDGCASFEDFKLVVQSLL